One Triticum dicoccoides isolate Atlit2015 ecotype Zavitan chromosome 4B, WEW_v2.0, whole genome shotgun sequence genomic window carries:
- the LOC119293284 gene encoding DNA (cytosine-5)-methyltransferase DRM2-like isoform X2, producing MAVIVDLVSDDDVFELDEGNDGQVGVSSYPARRNADAPGPSRLVRQDADGMANGATPSASLVGMYVEMGFLKEMVLKAIKEIGKRDESAVLSLLLAYTEDDDSVGSCSTSRRIPQRVEDDDDDDDEEDDDFDFEDWDDDVDAGQRDPHSDGSGDEEFLQEMSQLDKQIKSLVDMGFPEDEANRALRRCGLDTPMHVLVDSIYASQHDHEVMDENRFSSCVGRKKARFTEDSKKRKRYGGGAHGSQPPWDGGHEESISLPKPMVGFGLPGDRPRSVGRWLPAHSMRAPFFYYENVALATKGAWAEISRSIYGIEPEFVDSKYFCAALRKRGYIHNLPTEGRSVLRPIPPKTIFEAFPQYETWWPSWDQRRQLNCLQTCMASAKLTERIHRALANSTDPPTQAVQKRVLEECRKWNLVWIGKNEVAALDSLEMEFLLGYPRDHTRGASKKKRDKCLGNSFQVDTVAFHLSVLKDRFPCGMNVLSLFSGIGGAEVALHKLGIRMKTVVSVEICEASRNILRTWWDQTQDGTLIEFRDVQSLTHENIASLIRQLGGFDLVIGGSPCNNLAGSNRHHRVGLEGDQSVLFRDYVRILNSIKSIMANVG from the exons GGGGTCTCGTCTTATCCAGCCCGGAGAAACGCGGATGCTCCTGGCCCGTCCAGGCTGGTGAGGCAG GACGCTGATGGGATGGCCAACGGGGCAACTCCTTCTGCCTCGTTAGTTGGGATGTATGTAGAAATGGGTTTCCTGAAAGAGATGGTATTGAAGGCCATCAAAGAGATTG GGAAGAGGGACGAAAGTGCAGTGCTGTCACTACTTCTTGCATATACG GAAGATGACGACTCAGTGGGTAGCTGCTCTACTTCTCGCCGCATCCCCCAGCGtgttgaagatgatgatgatgatgatgatgaagaagatgatgattttgATTTTGAAGACtgggatgatgatgttgatgctggcCAAAGGGATCCTCACTCTGATGGTTCTGGTGATGAG GAGTTCCTACAAGAGATGTCACAGTTGGACAAGCAAATCAAGTCCTTAGTGGACATGGGATTTCCTGAAGATGAAGCAAACAGAGCTCTTAGAAGATGTG GTCTGGATACCCCTATGCATGTACTGGTTGATTCTATCTATGCATCACAGCATGACCATGAG GTTATGGATGAGAATCGCTTCAGTTCCTGTGTGGGGAGAAAGAAAGCAAGGTTCACAGAAGATAGCAAGAAGAGGAAAAGATACGGAGGTGGAGCACATGGAAGTCAACCCCCATGGGATGGTGGTCATGAAGAGTCAATTTCTCTGCCAAAGCCAATGGTGGGATTTGGCCTACCTGGTGACCGACCACGGTCAGTGGGCAGATGGCTTCCTGCACATAGTATGAGAGCACCTTTCTTCTATTACGAGAATGTGGCACTTGCTACTAAAGGTGCCTGGGCAGAAATTTCAAGATCCATATATGGTATTGAGCCAGAGTTCGTAGACTCGAAGTACTTCTGCGCAGCGTTAAGGAAACGGGGTTACATCCATAACCTCCCAACTGAGGGAAGGTCAGTTTTGCGTCCCATCCCTCCGAAGACCATTTTCGAGGCCTTCCCCCAGTACGAGACGTGGTGGCCCTCGTGGGACCAAAGAAGGCAGCTCAATTGCCTACAAACTTGTATGGCAAGCGCAAAGCTGACTGAACGGATCCACCGTGCTCTTGCAAACTCGACCGATCCACCAACTCAAGCTGTTCAGAAACGTGTGCTGGAAGAGTGCAGGAAGTGGAATTTGGTATGGATCGGGAAAAACGAAGTTGCTGCATTGGATTCTTTGGAAATGGAGTTTCTGCTTGGTTATCCAAGGGACCATACCAGGGGAGCCAGCAAGAAAAAGAGAGACAAATGCCTTGGAAATTCATTCCAAGTCGATACTGTTGCTTTTCATCTGTCAGTGCTGAAGGATAGGTTTCCATGTGGTATGAACGTGCTGTCCCTGTTCAGTGGTATCGGAGGAGCAGAGGTTGCCCTTCACAAGCTTGGCATACGGATGAAGACCGTGGTTTCTGTGGAAATCTGCGAAGCGAGTAGGAACATCTTGAGAACTTGGTGGGATCAGACTCAGGATGGCACTCTGATAGAGTTTCGTGATGTGCAGTCTCTCACGCATGAAAATATCGCATCACTTATCAGACAACTTGGTGGCTTTGACTTGgtgatcgggggaagcccatgtaacAACCTTGCCGGCAGCAACCGGCACCACCGTGTTGGCTTGGAGGGCGACCAGTCTGTGTTGTTTCGTGACTATGTTAGAATCTTGAACTCTATCAAGTCGATTATGGCGAATGTAGGATGA
- the LOC119293284 gene encoding DNA (cytosine-5)-methyltransferase DRM2-like isoform X1 codes for MLQIVDLVSDDDVFELDEGNDGQVGVSSYPARRNADAPGPSRLVRQDADGMANGATPSASLVGMYVEMGFLKEMVLKAIKEIGKRDESAVLSLLLAYTEDDDSVGSCSTSRRIPQRVEDDDDDDDEEDDDFDFEDWDDDVDAGQRDPHSDGSGDEEFLQEMSQLDKQIKSLVDMGFPEDEANRALRRCGLDTPMHVLVDSIYASQHDHEVMDENRFSSCVGRKKARFTEDSKKRKRYGGGAHGSQPPWDGGHEESISLPKPMVGFGLPGDRPRSVGRWLPAHSMRAPFFYYENVALATKGAWAEISRSIYGIEPEFVDSKYFCAALRKRGYIHNLPTEGRSVLRPIPPKTIFEAFPQYETWWPSWDQRRQLNCLQTCMASAKLTERIHRALANSTDPPTQAVQKRVLEECRKWNLVWIGKNEVAALDSLEMEFLLGYPRDHTRGASKKKRDKCLGNSFQVDTVAFHLSVLKDRFPCGMNVLSLFSGIGGAEVALHKLGIRMKTVVSVEICEASRNILRTWWDQTQDGTLIEFRDVQSLTHENIASLIRQLGGFDLVIGGSPCNNLAGSNRHHRVGLEGDQSVLFRDYVRILNSIKSIMANVG; via the exons GGGGTCTCGTCTTATCCAGCCCGGAGAAACGCGGATGCTCCTGGCCCGTCCAGGCTGGTGAGGCAG GACGCTGATGGGATGGCCAACGGGGCAACTCCTTCTGCCTCGTTAGTTGGGATGTATGTAGAAATGGGTTTCCTGAAAGAGATGGTATTGAAGGCCATCAAAGAGATTG GGAAGAGGGACGAAAGTGCAGTGCTGTCACTACTTCTTGCATATACG GAAGATGACGACTCAGTGGGTAGCTGCTCTACTTCTCGCCGCATCCCCCAGCGtgttgaagatgatgatgatgatgatgatgaagaagatgatgattttgATTTTGAAGACtgggatgatgatgttgatgctggcCAAAGGGATCCTCACTCTGATGGTTCTGGTGATGAG GAGTTCCTACAAGAGATGTCACAGTTGGACAAGCAAATCAAGTCCTTAGTGGACATGGGATTTCCTGAAGATGAAGCAAACAGAGCTCTTAGAAGATGTG GTCTGGATACCCCTATGCATGTACTGGTTGATTCTATCTATGCATCACAGCATGACCATGAG GTTATGGATGAGAATCGCTTCAGTTCCTGTGTGGGGAGAAAGAAAGCAAGGTTCACAGAAGATAGCAAGAAGAGGAAAAGATACGGAGGTGGAGCACATGGAAGTCAACCCCCATGGGATGGTGGTCATGAAGAGTCAATTTCTCTGCCAAAGCCAATGGTGGGATTTGGCCTACCTGGTGACCGACCACGGTCAGTGGGCAGATGGCTTCCTGCACATAGTATGAGAGCACCTTTCTTCTATTACGAGAATGTGGCACTTGCTACTAAAGGTGCCTGGGCAGAAATTTCAAGATCCATATATGGTATTGAGCCAGAGTTCGTAGACTCGAAGTACTTCTGCGCAGCGTTAAGGAAACGGGGTTACATCCATAACCTCCCAACTGAGGGAAGGTCAGTTTTGCGTCCCATCCCTCCGAAGACCATTTTCGAGGCCTTCCCCCAGTACGAGACGTGGTGGCCCTCGTGGGACCAAAGAAGGCAGCTCAATTGCCTACAAACTTGTATGGCAAGCGCAAAGCTGACTGAACGGATCCACCGTGCTCTTGCAAACTCGACCGATCCACCAACTCAAGCTGTTCAGAAACGTGTGCTGGAAGAGTGCAGGAAGTGGAATTTGGTATGGATCGGGAAAAACGAAGTTGCTGCATTGGATTCTTTGGAAATGGAGTTTCTGCTTGGTTATCCAAGGGACCATACCAGGGGAGCCAGCAAGAAAAAGAGAGACAAATGCCTTGGAAATTCATTCCAAGTCGATACTGTTGCTTTTCATCTGTCAGTGCTGAAGGATAGGTTTCCATGTGGTATGAACGTGCTGTCCCTGTTCAGTGGTATCGGAGGAGCAGAGGTTGCCCTTCACAAGCTTGGCATACGGATGAAGACCGTGGTTTCTGTGGAAATCTGCGAAGCGAGTAGGAACATCTTGAGAACTTGGTGGGATCAGACTCAGGATGGCACTCTGATAGAGTTTCGTGATGTGCAGTCTCTCACGCATGAAAATATCGCATCACTTATCAGACAACTTGGTGGCTTTGACTTGgtgatcgggggaagcccatgtaacAACCTTGCCGGCAGCAACCGGCACCACCGTGTTGGCTTGGAGGGCGACCAGTCTGTGTTGTTTCGTGACTATGTTAGAATCTTGAACTCTATCAAGTCGATTATGGCGAATGTAGGATGA